A genomic stretch from Setaria italica strain Yugu1 chromosome VII, Setaria_italica_v2.0, whole genome shotgun sequence includes:
- the LOC101780346 gene encoding importin subunit beta-1 yields the protein MDITQILLAAQSPDANLRTVAESNLKQFQEQNLPNFLLSLSVELSNDEKPPESRRLAGIILKNSLDAKDSAKKELLTQQWVSMDPSIKLKIKESLLVTLGSSVHDARHTTSQVIAKVASVEIPRREWQDLIAKLLGNMTSPSAYAPLKQATLEALGYVCEEISPQHLEQDQVNAVLTAVVQGMNQTELSFEVRHAAVKALYNALDFAESNFANEMERNYIMKVVCDTGVSKEVEIRQAAFECLVAIASIYYSHLDPYMQTIFNLTANAVKGDEESVALQAVEFWSAICDEEIALQDEYEGSDDGNSTVHFHFIEKALPSLVPMLLETLLKQEEDQDQDDNVWNISMSGGTCLGLIARTVGDAIVPLVMPFVEANITKPDWHCREAATFAFGSILEGPSVEKLVPLVQAGLDFLLNTMNDSNSQVKDTTAWTLGRVFELLHSPAGANPIINNSNLPRIMAVLLESSKDVPNVAEKVCGAIYFLAQGYEDVESMSSVLTPYLPNVIAALLSAADRADTTHFRLRASAYEALNEIVRVSNIPETSGIIGQLLQEIMRRLDLTFDLQILSSGDKEKQSDLQALLCGVLQVIIQKLSSTDSKSIITQTADQLMLLFLRVFACHSSTVHEEAMLAIGALAYATGSDFLKYMPQFFTYLEAGLHNYEEYQVCSISVGALGDICRALEDKILPFCDRIMTVLLKDLSNSMLNRSVKPLIFSCFGDIALAIGENFEKYLPYSMPMLQGAAELLGTLDQSDDDMVDYGNQLRRGIFEAYSGILQGIKGPKAQLMIPYAAHLLQFTEAVFKDRSRDESVTKAAVAVLGDLADTLGASSKDMFQTNLFHVEFLRECIDSDDEVRETASWAQGMINQVVVS from the exons ATGGATATAACTCAGATTCTGCTAGCTGCTCAATCTCCGGATGCTAATCTTCGAACAGTAGCAGAAAGCAATCTCAAGCAGTTCCAGGAGCAGAATCTTCCTAACTTCCTCCTCTCCTTATCAGTAGAGCTCTCTAATGATGAAAAACCCCCAGAGTCTAGAAGGCTTGCTGGTATTATCCTTAAGAATTCTTTGGATGCAAAGGATTCTGCAAAAAAGGAGCTACTGACTCAGCAATGGGTCAGCATGGATCCATCTATCAAATTGAAGATCAAGGAGTCGTTGCTGGTAACACTAGGATCTTCGGTGCATGATGCAAGACATACCACATCACAAGTCATCGCCAAAGTTGCGTCAGTTGAGATACCACGTCGAGAATGGCAAGACCTCATTGCCAAATTACTGGGGAACATGACATCACCGTCTGCATATGCTCCTTTGAAGCAAGCAACTCTAGAGGCACTGGGGTATGTATGCGAGGAGATTTCTCCGCAGCACTTGGAGCAGGATCAAGTGAATGCTGTTCTGACAGCTGTGGTCCAGGGAATGAACCAGACAGAGCTCAGCTTTGAAGTCCGTCATGCTGCAGTTAAAGCCCTTTATAATGCTCTTGACTTTGCTGAGAGTAACTTTGCAAATGAAATGGAGAGGAATTATATAATGAAGGTGGTTTGTGATACTGGTGTGTCTAAAGAAGTGGAGATCAGACAGGCGGCATTTGAATGCCTTGTTGCAATTGCATCCATATATTATTCGCACCTAGATCCTTATATGCAGACCATATTCAATCTGACAGCTAATGCAGTGAAAGGAGATGAGGAATCGGTTGCACTTCAAGCTGTTGAGTTCTGGAGTGCTATttgtgatgaagagattgcacTCCAAGATGAATACGAGGGATCTGATGATGGCAACTCTACTGTGCATTTCCACTTTATAGAAAAGGCCCTCCCTTCACTTGTTCCTATGTTGCTAGAAACTCTATTGAAGCAAGAGGAAGATCAAGATCAAGATGATAATGTATGGAATATTTCTATGAGTGGTGGGACGTGCCTTGGACTCATTGCTAGAACTGTTGGTGATGCAATCGTCCCTCTTGTGATGCCGTTTGTTGAGGCCAACATCACGAAGCCTGATTGGCATTGTCGTGAGGCAGCTACCTTTGCATTTGGTTCTATCCTTGAAGGCCCCTCTGTTGAAAAGCTTGTTCCGCTGGTCCAGGCTGGTCTTGATTTCTTGCTCAACACAATGAATGATTCAAATAGCCAGGTAAAAGATACTACTGCTTGGACTCTTGGGAGGGTATTCGAGCTCTTGCATTCCCCAGCTGGTGCAAACCCAATCATAAATAATTCAAACCTTCCTCGAATCATGGCTGTGTTGCTTGAGAGTAGTAAAGATGTTCCAAATGTGGCTGAGAAAGTCTGTGGAGCTATTTATTTTCTGGCCCAAGGTTATGAAGATGTAGAATCCATGTCTTCTGTGCTCACACCTTATCTGCCTAATGTCATTGCTGCTCTTCTTTCTGCTGCGGATCGTGCTGATACCACCCATTTCAGGCTTCGTGCTTCTGCTTATGAAGCACTGAATGAGATCGTGAGAGTTAGCAACATACCTGAAACTTCAGGCATTATAGGCCAGTTATTGCAGGAGATCATGAGAAGATTAGACCTTACATTTGATCTCCAGATACTCTCTTCTGGTGACAAAGAGAAGCAAAGCGATCTGCAGGCTTTGCTGTGTGGTGTACTGCAGGTCATCATCCAGAAACTGAGCAGCACAGATTCAAAGTCCATAATCACCCAGACTGCTGACCAGCTGATGCTTTTGTTTCTGCGTGTCTTTGCCTGCCACAGTTCTACGGTGCATGAAGAAGCAATGCTTGCAATTGGTGCTCTTGCATATGCTACTGGTTCAGATTTTCTGAAATACATGCCTCAGTTCTTCACATACCTGGAAGCTGGCTTGCATAATTATGAAGAGTACCAAGTGTGCTCCATCTCTGTAGGGGCGTTGGGTGATATTTGTCGTGCCTTGGAAGATAAAATTCTGCCCTTCTGTGATAGAATTATGACTGTTCTTCTCAAGGACCTATCAAACTCTATGCTCAATCGGTCTGTGAAGCCTTTGATTTTCTCATGCTTTGGAGACATTGCTCTTGCTATTGGTGAGAATTTTGAGAAATACCTGCCATATTCTATGCCGATGCTTCAGGGAGCTGCGGAACTCCTTGGTACTCTTGATCAGagtgatgatgacatggttgaTTATGGCAACCAGCTCAGACGGGGCATTTTTGAGGCATACTCTGGTATACTCCAGGGTATCAAGGGCCCAAAAGCTCAGCTGATGATTCCATACGCAGCCCATCTACTGCAGTTTACCGAAGCTGTCTTCAAAGATAGGAGCAG GGATGAGAGTGTGACAAAGGCTGCAGTTGCTGTCCTTGGGGATCTTGCGGACACACTTGGCGCAAGTTCGAAGGATATGTTCCAGACCAACCTCTTCCATGTTGAGTTCTTGAGGGAGTGCATCGACTCAGACGATGAAGTTCGGGAGACTGCATCTTGGGCCCAGGGGATGATAAACCAAGTGGTGGTCTCGTAA
- the LOC101780747 gene encoding uncharacterized protein LOC101780747, with translation MAARSTSMASEDDYETEQKKQVAANVLFHYSQFVMVCIGEEVRPTDLRLHLMKEVSGMPTSLKEPQQAAASPDSSGEPSSSGTMKTEIS, from the exons ATGGCTGCGCGGAGCACTTCCATGGCCTCCGAGGATGACTATGAG ACTGAACAAAAGAAGCAAGTCGCTGCAAATGTTCTTTTCCACTATTCACAGTTTGTGATGGTCTGCATTGGTGAGGAAGTTCGCCCTACTGATCTCAGGTTACATCTTATGAAG gaagtTTCAGGAATGCCCACTTCTCTAAAGGAGCCTCAACAGGCTGCTGCCTCACCAGATTCTAGTGGTGAACCATCGTCCTCTGGAACAATGAAAACCGAAATCTCCTAA